One window of Tenacibaculum maritimum NCIMB 2154 genomic DNA carries:
- a CDS encoding MGMT family protein — MEKETDNFFERVYKIARLIPYGRVTSYGAIAKYLGAVRSARMVGWAMNNSGNHKEEVPAHRVVNRKGLLTGKHHFEGTNLMQQLLESEGIEVIDNQIQNFEEVFWNPSEELL, encoded by the coding sequence ATGGAAAAAGAAACAGATAATTTTTTTGAGCGTGTATATAAAATAGCAAGGTTGATTCCTTATGGAAGGGTAACTAGTTATGGAGCTATTGCTAAGTACTTAGGAGCAGTTCGCTCCGCAAGAATGGTAGGGTGGGCAATGAATAATTCAGGAAATCACAAAGAAGAAGTACCAGCGCACAGAGTTGTTAATCGGAAAGGATTACTTACAGGAAAGCATCATTTTGAAGGAACGAATTTAATGCAGCAATTATTAGAAAGTGAAGGTATTGAGGTTATTGATAATCAAATTCAAAACTTTGAAGAAGTGTTTTGGAACCCAAGTGAAGAGTTGTTGTAG
- a CDS encoding Mrp/NBP35 family ATP-binding protein — protein MSFKKQDIYKALETITAPGEGKSLVENENITNVVAFGDEIIVDVTINNPTLQAKKKVEVEIIKAIHKHINEQLEVKVNVKVEVATKETPNQIRGKEIPNIQNIIAIASGKGGVGKSTITANTAISLAKMGFKVGVLDADVYGPSQHIMFDVEKERPLSVKVEGRSKMKPVENYGVKLLSLGFFTNPDQAVIWRGPMASKALNQLIFDADWGELDFLLIDLPPGTGDVHLSIVQALPINGAMVVSTPQNIALADAKKGVAMFQQESINVPVLGIVENMAYFTPEELPDNKYYIFGKDGAKNLAEDIHTEFLGEIPLVQSIREAGDVGRPVALQEKTPLETAFANVTKEMVSQLLKRNANLPPTEVVRITTMSGCSTK, from the coding sequence ATGAGTTTTAAGAAACAAGATATATATAAAGCATTAGAAACAATTACTGCACCAGGAGAAGGTAAGAGTTTGGTGGAAAATGAAAATATAACGAATGTAGTAGCATTTGGAGATGAGATAATTGTAGATGTAACAATTAATAACCCGACCTTACAGGCTAAAAAGAAGGTGGAGGTAGAAATTATTAAAGCAATCCATAAGCATATAAATGAGCAGCTTGAGGTAAAGGTAAATGTAAAAGTAGAGGTTGCTACTAAAGAGACTCCAAATCAAATAAGAGGGAAAGAAATCCCTAATATTCAAAATATTATAGCAATAGCTTCAGGAAAGGGAGGAGTAGGTAAATCTACTATTACTGCAAATACGGCAATTTCATTAGCTAAGATGGGGTTTAAAGTAGGAGTTTTAGATGCAGATGTTTACGGACCTTCTCAACATATTATGTTTGATGTAGAAAAAGAACGACCATTGTCTGTAAAAGTAGAAGGGCGTTCAAAAATGAAGCCTGTAGAAAATTATGGAGTTAAATTATTATCATTAGGTTTTTTTACGAATCCAGATCAAGCGGTAATTTGGCGCGGACCAATGGCTTCAAAAGCATTAAACCAATTAATCTTTGATGCTGATTGGGGGGAGCTAGATTTCTTATTGATAGATTTACCTCCAGGTACTGGAGATGTACATTTATCAATTGTTCAAGCATTACCAATAAATGGAGCGATGGTAGTAAGTACGCCCCAAAATATAGCATTAGCAGATGCTAAAAAAGGAGTAGCTATGTTTCAACAAGAAAGTATTAACGTTCCTGTATTAGGAATTGTAGAGAATATGGCATATTTTACTCCAGAAGAATTACCTGACAATAAATATTATATCTTTGGAAAGGATGGAGCAAAAAACTTAGCAGAAGATATTCACACAGAATTCTTAGGAGAAATCCCATTAGTACAAAGTATTCGTGAGGCAGGAGATGTTGGACGCCCTGTTGCTCTGCAAGAAAAGACTCCTTTAGAAACCGCTTTTGCAAACGTAACTAAAGAAATGGTTTCACAATTATTAAAAAGAAATGCAAACTTACCACCCACAGAAGTTGTACGAATAACAACAATGAGTGGTTGTAGCACAAAATAA
- a CDS encoding NifU family protein, which translates to MTTQEIQNNVERALEEIRPFLVSDGGDITLLSIENNKVKVRLEGACSGCSVNQMTLKNGVEATIKKYAPEIEEVINVA; encoded by the coding sequence ATGACGACACAAGAAATACAAAATAATGTAGAGAGAGCATTAGAAGAAATCCGTCCGTTTTTAGTAAGTGATGGTGGAGATATAACTTTATTATCTATTGAAAACAATAAAGTAAAGGTACGGTTAGAAGGAGCTTGTAGCGGGTGTTCTGTAAATCAAATGACTTTAAAAAATGGGGTAGAAGCAACAATTAAAAAATACGCTCCAGAGATAGAAGAAGTTATTAATGTAGCATAA
- a CDS encoding NAD(P)/FAD-dependent oxidoreductase, giving the protein MIKTDILIIGAGPTGLFTVFEAGLLKLKCHLIDALPQPGGQCSEIYPKKPIYDIPAYPEILAGDLTKNLLEQIKQFEPGFTLGERADTIEKQDDGSFIVTTNKGTKHHAPVVAIAGGLGSFEPRKPPIPNITSYEDRGVEYMIREPELYRNKNIVIAGGGDSALDWSIFLTDVAKSVTLVHRRNEFRGALDSVDRVQELKNLGKINLITPAEVKGIIGEEYVSGVVIAEKGREEYTLEVDHFIPLFGLSPKLGPIANWGLEIEKNAIKVNNALDYQTNVPGIYAIGDVNTYPGKLKLILCGFHEATLMCQSAFQRIFPDKKYVMKYTTVGGVEGFDGTKKEAPKAVVKAIQ; this is encoded by the coding sequence ATGATAAAAACAGATATATTAATCATAGGAGCAGGACCAACGGGGTTGTTTACTGTTTTTGAAGCAGGCCTATTAAAATTAAAATGCCATTTAATAGATGCATTGCCACAGCCAGGAGGGCAATGTTCAGAAATATATCCAAAGAAGCCTATTTATGATATTCCGGCATATCCAGAAATTTTAGCTGGAGATTTGACAAAAAATTTATTGGAACAAATTAAGCAATTTGAACCGGGATTTACTCTGGGAGAACGAGCTGATACTATTGAGAAGCAAGACGATGGTTCTTTTATAGTAACAACCAATAAAGGTACAAAGCATCATGCCCCAGTAGTGGCTATTGCTGGTGGGCTAGGTAGTTTTGAACCAAGAAAACCACCAATTCCAAATATTACAAGTTATGAAGATAGGGGGGTTGAGTATATGATTCGAGAACCAGAATTATATAGAAATAAAAATATCGTAATTGCTGGAGGAGGAGACTCTGCATTAGATTGGTCAATTTTCTTAACAGACGTAGCTAAATCAGTTACTTTGGTGCACCGTAGAAATGAATTTAGAGGAGCTTTAGATAGTGTAGATAGAGTTCAGGAGTTGAAAAACTTAGGAAAAATAAATTTAATAACTCCGGCAGAAGTAAAAGGAATTATAGGAGAAGAGTACGTTTCAGGAGTAGTAATTGCAGAAAAAGGTAGAGAGGAATATACGTTAGAGGTAGATCACTTTATTCCATTATTTGGATTATCTCCTAAGCTAGGCCCCATTGCAAATTGGGGGCTAGAAATAGAAAAGAACGCTATTAAGGTTAATAATGCACTTGATTATCAAACCAATGTTCCAGGGATATATGCAATAGGAGATGTAAATACTTATCCCGGTAAATTAAAATTAATTTTATGCGGTTTTCATGAGGCAACTTTAATGTGTCAAAGTGCATTTCAACGTATTTTTCCAGATAAAAAGTATGTAATGAAATATACTACAGTTGGGGGAGTAGAAGGGTTTGATGGTACGAAAAAAGAAGCACCAAAAGCGGTTGTAAAGGCAATTCAATAA
- a CDS encoding sterol desaturase family protein, producing MTIQYYIQELAKDNLAIVALPIFFIAIVLEVIVDRKHHLDLYYGKDTFVSLLMMIFSAVIEFIPKIVAFIAFFYLYEASPLKDVIGRQWWAWVLLFFADDFSYYWFHRLNHQVRLFWAGHIPHHSSVKMNFGTALRQGVGERIHKFFFWLWIPLLGFDPLMIFTMMGVSLIYQFWVHTEMVDKLPRFVEYVFNTPSHHRVHHASNIRYLDCNHAGVLIIWDRIFGTFSEELKALDKPIYGLTVNIETYNPIKVATHEYQAIIKDVLRAEKWSDKLNYIFNAPGWSHDGEDKRSKTLRTKLKERENVG from the coding sequence ATGACCATACAATACTACATACAAGAGTTAGCAAAAGATAATTTAGCGATTGTAGCGTTGCCCATATTCTTTATTGCCATTGTATTGGAAGTAATTGTAGATCGTAAACATCATTTAGATTTATATTATGGTAAAGATACCTTCGTGTCGTTACTAATGATGATTTTTTCAGCTGTTATTGAATTTATTCCTAAAATAGTAGCATTTATAGCCTTTTTTTATCTGTATGAAGCTAGCCCATTAAAAGACGTTATAGGAAGGCAATGGTGGGCTTGGGTTTTATTATTTTTTGCAGATGATTTTTCTTATTATTGGTTCCATAGATTGAACCATCAAGTGAGGTTATTTTGGGCAGGTCATATTCCTCATCATTCTTCCGTAAAAATGAATTTTGGAACAGCTTTAAGACAAGGAGTTGGTGAGCGCATTCATAAGTTTTTCTTTTGGCTATGGATTCCTTTATTAGGCTTTGACCCACTAATGATTTTTACCATGATGGGAGTGAGTTTAATTTATCAATTTTGGGTACATACTGAGATGGTAGATAAACTGCCAAGATTTGTTGAGTATGTATTCAATACGCCTTCACATCACAGAGTTCACCATGCGTCTAATATTCGTTACTTGGATTGCAATCATGCGGGGGTTTTGATTATTTGGGATAGAATTTTTGGAACTTTTTCTGAAGAGTTAAAAGCACTTGATAAGCCAATATATGGGCTTACTGTAAATATAGAAACTTATAATCCCATAAAAGTGGCAACTCATGAATACCAAGCAATTATTAAAGATGTATTGCGTGCAGAGAAATGGAGCGACAAGTTAAACTATATTTTTAATGCCCCAGGGTGGAGTCATGATGGAGAAGATAAACGATCAAAAACATTGAGAACTAAATTAAAAGAAAGAGAAAATGTCGGTTGA
- a CDS encoding 2Fe-2S iron-sulfur cluster-binding family protein, protein MSVDINIKITDRDGVTHDIVAPTDMAMNLMEVVRSYELAPEGTIGICGGMAMCASCQCYVISDHQLPEMGVDEDMMLAEAFYVEDNSRLGCQIQITPEMNGLEVQLAPES, encoded by the coding sequence ATGTCGGTTGATATCAATATAAAAATAACAGATAGAGATGGAGTTACACATGATATTGTAGCTCCTACTGATATGGCAATGAATTTAATGGAGGTTGTTCGTTCATATGAATTAGCTCCCGAAGGAACTATAGGTATATGTGGAGGCATGGCAATGTGTGCCTCATGCCAATGCTACGTCATATCAGATCACCAACTTCCAGAAATGGGAGTTGATGAAGATATGATGTTGGCAGAAGCTTTTTATGTAGAAGATAATAGTCGTTTGGGTTGCCAAATACAAATAACTCCAGAAATGAATGGGTTAGAAGTACAATTAGCTCCTGAAAGTTAA
- a CDS encoding flavodoxin, protein MSKKIGLIYGSDTGITEEITHAIVDYWDVCELEVIDVQNAKKEDFTNHNILFIGLSTWYDGDLQSDWELYFEEFKTIDFTNKIIAFFGLGDQYGYGEYFIDGVGILAKVVLKNGGKIVGLWPTEGYDFSASKALYNETLFYGLAIDEDNEPELTKSRLTTWLASLKKELIPYLN, encoded by the coding sequence ATGTCAAAAAAAATAGGTTTAATATACGGTTCAGATACAGGAATAACGGAAGAAATCACCCACGCTATCGTCGATTATTGGGATGTATGCGAGCTTGAAGTTATTGATGTACAAAACGCTAAAAAAGAAGACTTTACTAACCACAACATTCTTTTTATAGGTTTATCTACATGGTATGATGGGGATTTACAAAGTGACTGGGAGCTTTATTTCGAAGAGTTCAAAACGATTGACTTTACAAATAAGATAATCGCTTTTTTTGGACTAGGAGATCAATATGGTTATGGGGAGTATTTTATTGATGGAGTTGGAATACTAGCCAAAGTTGTTTTAAAAAATGGAGGAAAAATAGTTGGGCTGTGGCCTACCGAAGGTTATGATTTCTCAGCATCTAAAGCTCTTTATAATGAAACTCTTTTTTATGGACTAGCAATTGATGAAGATAACGAACCTGAATTAACCAAGAGTAGGTTAACTACATGGCTTGCCTCTCTGAAAAAGGAATTAATACCTTATTTAAATTAA
- a CDS encoding pyridoxal phosphate-dependent decarboxylase family protein: MILKEALSLRELSLNNYLFNDESAKLYEEYTLKTLGYIQQFLSKRKFYQGDKIEQIRNDRQSAKLDHIDREQPIDKALEELNELYIKNAIAFHNPNYVAHLNCPITLPSIVAEMISTTINTAVETWDQSTSATFIEEEVIRWICNEFKFTQDADGIFTSGGTQSNFMGLLMARDNYAFEKFGINIKQNGWSPEISKFRIFCSEKAHFSIKKNAALLGMGYDAVIPIKVDSKMRMNVNELVLAIEKTKQDGNIPIAVIATLGTTDYGSFDPIKTINKIAKEQKMWLHVDGAYGGCYVLTDTHKELFEGVEEADSITIDFHKTLFQPVSCSAFLAKNKKNFQYVSYYADYLNPIENKDTERPNLIEKSIQTTRRFDALKVWLTLKTLGTKTIVSYLEEVHHLAVKVYEAIHVDSELEAAHVPELSTVVFRYKHTGIEEGIVHDAINLHIKNTLYKAGSASIASTKLNGNIYLKFTLLNPKNTINNLLNILEMIKSTGEQYSITN, from the coding sequence ATGATTCTTAAGGAAGCCCTTTCACTCAGAGAGTTATCGTTAAATAACTATTTATTTAACGATGAATCAGCTAAATTATATGAAGAATATACACTAAAAACTTTAGGATATATTCAGCAGTTCTTGTCTAAGAGAAAATTTTATCAAGGAGATAAAATTGAACAAATAAGAAATGATAGACAAAGCGCTAAACTTGATCATATAGATAGAGAACAACCTATTGATAAAGCTTTAGAAGAGTTAAATGAATTGTATATAAAAAATGCAATAGCTTTCCATAACCCTAATTATGTAGCACATTTAAATTGTCCTATCACATTACCTTCTATCGTTGCAGAAATGATTTCAACAACAATAAATACTGCTGTTGAGACTTGGGACCAAAGTACTTCAGCTACTTTTATAGAAGAAGAGGTCATTCGTTGGATTTGTAATGAATTTAAATTTACTCAAGATGCAGATGGAATATTTACAAGTGGAGGCACGCAATCAAATTTTATGGGATTATTAATGGCTCGTGATAATTATGCCTTTGAGAAATTTGGAATAAATATAAAGCAAAACGGCTGGTCTCCAGAAATTAGTAAGTTTAGAATTTTTTGTTCTGAAAAAGCACATTTTAGCATTAAAAAAAATGCAGCTTTATTAGGCATGGGATATGATGCCGTGATTCCTATAAAAGTTGATAGCAAGATGCGAATGAATGTAAATGAATTAGTACTAGCCATAGAAAAAACAAAGCAAGATGGCAATATTCCGATTGCAGTTATAGCAACTTTGGGAACCACAGACTACGGAAGTTTTGACCCAATAAAAACAATCAACAAGATAGCAAAAGAACAAAAAATGTGGTTGCATGTTGATGGTGCTTATGGAGGTTGTTATGTTTTGACAGATACACACAAAGAACTTTTTGAAGGAGTTGAAGAGGCAGATTCTATAACAATTGATTTTCATAAAACGCTATTCCAACCTGTTAGCTGTAGTGCCTTTCTAGCAAAAAATAAAAAAAACTTTCAATACGTGTCTTATTATGCGGATTACTTGAACCCTATTGAAAATAAGGATACCGAGCGTCCTAATTTAATTGAGAAATCAATTCAAACAACCCGTAGGTTCGATGCTTTAAAAGTTTGGTTAACATTAAAAACACTGGGTACTAAAACAATAGTAAGCTACTTAGAGGAGGTACATCATTTGGCAGTAAAAGTTTATGAAGCTATTCATGTTGATAGCGAATTAGAAGCAGCTCATGTTCCAGAACTAAGCACTGTTGTTTTTAGATATAAACATACTGGTATTGAGGAGGGTATTGTTCATGATGCTATTAATTTACACATTAAAAATACACTGTATAAGGCAGGAAGTGCCTCTATAGCTAGTACGAAGTTAAATGGGAATATCTATTTGAAATTTACTTTATTAAATCCTAAGAACACAATAAATAATCTCCTAAATATTTTAGAAATGATAAAATCAACAGGAGAACAATATAGCATTACAAATTAA